Proteins encoded within one genomic window of uncultured Methanobrevibacter sp.:
- a CDS encoding type II CAAX prenyl endopeptidase Rce1 family protein: MENIDWFKFEDKDLDFPFYKKNPYIPKWGWFVLFIALIMGVLLASDSIIVSIIGCLVLVVPVLYFLNWDYHAIFQKPKAKDIALAVALFIGYMIYSIAMGIILEHFGITSPGTVEQSSVNIFSIFSLVFSLMGEEFMKFIPFIFFLRVFYKYSNNRKLSVILSIIIVMIFFASLHAYNFTMFLFALCIQGFGSIFEYIGYVKTKNMWISYLTHLLTDLFVFSTMLLNF, from the coding sequence ATGGAAAATATTGATTGGTTTAAATTTGAAGATAAGGATTTGGACTTTCCGTTTTACAAGAAAAATCCTTACATTCCGAAATGGGGTTGGTTTGTCTTATTCATTGCCCTAATTATGGGTGTGTTATTGGCTTCCGACTCAATTATAGTATCAATAATAGGCTGTCTGGTACTGGTAGTGCCTGTATTGTATTTTTTAAACTGGGACTATCATGCAATTTTTCAAAAACCAAAGGCTAAGGATATTGCTCTTGCGGTAGCTCTTTTTATAGGCTACATGATATATTCAATAGCAATGGGTATTATTTTGGAGCATTTTGGTATAACCAGTCCGGGTACGGTTGAACAGAGCTCTGTAAATATATTCTCTATATTCTCGCTAGTATTTTCACTGATGGGTGAAGAATTCATGAAATTCATTCCGTTCATATTCTTCTTAAGGGTATTCTATAAATACTCTAACAACCGTAAACTCTCAGTAATATTATCAATTATTATTGTCATGATATTTTTCGCTTCTTTGCATGCGTATAATTTCACAATGTTTTTATTTGCATTGTGTATACAGGGTTTCGGTTCAATTTTTGAATATATCGGTTATGTCAAGACAAAAAACATGTGGATTTCATACCTCACACATCTGCTTACAGATCTTTTTGTCTTCTCAACTATGCTTCTGAATTTTTAA
- a CDS encoding tetratricopeptide repeat protein has protein sequence MTFLNVPDNHILEKTEGKITYDFDLTIFTHDDNVRFSNGDISTSWMSSDDGFISRIQFEKLNPDFRKEHLTKEIEFKNILDEAKRFLENGKYAKAIEKFDDVIYYDLNYCEAIFYKSKALFGQKHFVKSLRHYKRAVKCNPALKDMEYYKMLLKKSSEERDNFPKIKQNIYAGDEYFAKQDYVKALDCYSRALKNPSKFKDKILYKLLNKKATALLKLNHFHDSGKCFLKSIDVFENDYAYFGLAVSLQKTKGPNQKIKEALDNAIKINQKQLLKKAMILKDIGELEDSLKCIDEFLAIHYCVDDDYQKALNLKLSVLNNPLRDNCEIKN, from the coding sequence ATGACTTTTCTTAATGTTCCTGATAATCATATTCTCGAAAAAACAGAGGGCAAAATCACTTATGATTTTGATTTGACTATTTTTACACATGATGATAATGTAAGATTCAGCAATGGCGATATCTCCACTTCATGGATGAGTTCTGATGACGGATTCATTTCAAGAATTCAGTTTGAAAAGCTGAATCCCGACTTTAGAAAAGAGCATTTGACAAAAGAGATAGAATTTAAAAATATTCTGGATGAGGCTAAACGCTTTTTGGAAAATGGCAAGTATGCAAAAGCCATTGAAAAGTTTGATGATGTAATCTACTATGATTTAAATTATTGTGAAGCTATTTTTTACAAATCAAAGGCATTATTTGGACAAAAACACTTTGTAAAGTCTTTACGCCATTATAAAAGAGCTGTTAAGTGTAATCCTGCATTAAAAGACATGGAATATTATAAGATGCTTTTAAAAAAATCCTCTGAAGAGAGGGACAATTTCCCAAAAATAAAGCAGAATATATATGCCGGAGATGAATATTTTGCAAAGCAAGACTATGTTAAGGCTCTGGACTGCTATTCAAGGGCATTGAAAAATCCCTCCAAATTCAAGGACAAAATACTCTATAAACTCTTGAATAAAAAGGCAACTGCTCTTTTGAAGTTGAACCACTTTCATGATTCCGGGAAATGCTTTTTAAAATCAATAGATGTTTTTGAAAATGATTATGCTTATTTCGGACTTGCTGTTTCACTGCAAAAAACAAAGGGTCCTAATCAAAAAATTAAAGAGGCTCTGGATAATGCCATTAAAATCAATCAAAAGCAATTGCTTAAAAAGGCCATGATTTTAAAGGATATCGGTGAGCTTGAAGATTCTCTTAAATGTATCGATGAGTTTTTAGCCATCCACTATTGTGTAGATGATGATTATCAAAAAGCCTTGAACTTGAAATTATCTGTTTTAAATAATCCGCTCAGAGATAATTGTGAAATTAAAAATTAA